The Elaeis guineensis isolate ETL-2024a chromosome 13, EG11, whole genome shotgun sequence genome includes a region encoding these proteins:
- the LOC105056018 gene encoding probable LRR receptor-like serine/threonine-protein kinase At1g74360, translated as MSEEEAGLSCHFLLILSLILIAGQVITAQDSPHNDKKILLQLKHFLQNNNLIYRGNYAQWNESETSPCNWLGIRCNADGRVTYIDLSASNISGDIFSNFSLLPELTYLNLSDNTLSGLIPNDLNKCVNLQYLNLSHNILDGEFNLTGLSNLETLDLGINRFAGEIRSNFPAICKSLVTLNISANNFTGEITGCFDQCPKLQYLDLSSNRFSGELWHGFSKLREFLASDNCFTGQIVAESFSSDCALEIIDLSDNYFKGAFPDSIANCSNLTYLSLWGSCFSGRVPSGIGSLSKLDTLILGGNKFDRDIPDKLLNCSNLTFLDVSNNSFRGEIQQIFGRFAKLKFLVLHSNQYTSGIQSSGILKLPYLARLDLSYNNFTGKLPVQITHMRSLKYLILAHNNFNGSIPPEFGNMTRLQALDLSFNKLAGSIPQTIGNSKSLLWLMLANNDLTGEIPPEIGNCSSLLWLNLANNHLSGKIPANISTIGSDPDPTFETNRRDGLTAASGDCLAMKRWIPATYPPFSFAYTLMTRKNCLILWDQLLKGNGIFPVCFNSTSRFQTLTISGYLQLSGNQLSGEVPPEIGRMRNLSLVHLNINRLSGRLPPEIARLPLVVLNVSNNSFSGPIPPELGDIQCLQNLDLSCNNFSGEFPATLNRLTDLSKFNVSFNRFLSGVIPLTGQIATFDNDSFLGDPLISFSNGRTNSSPTTGGPVASHQKVSWRMVAFYVFLALTVFFLLFSAVVSFILCLGIRSPIVDTIPYPDDILLDGVKRRSDVAESSSSMSTSDLPSTPSSDGIKVFRLDKTSFTFEDIVTATGNFSEDMIIGRGGYGVVYRGVLPDGRHVAVKKLRRGGEGGGEREFRAEMEVLAGRTGSGWPHPNLVALYGWCLVGSTKLLVYEFMKGGSLEEAISDWTRFGWARRLEIAIGVARALVFLHHECRPAVVHRDVKASNILLDQAGRARVTDFGLARVVGLGESHVSTVVAGTVGYVAPEYVHTWRATTRGDVYSFGVLAMELATGRRAVDGGEECLVEWVRRVAGEGWRGLRRAMVPAMMKAMVEGRVVEEEEVEGLAEMCKLLMVGMRCTAEVPQARPDMREVLAMLLCINSNGGGGGGGGGG; from the exons ATGTCGGAAGAGGAAGCGGGCCTGTCGTGTCATTTTCTCCTTATCCTCTCCTTAATTCTTATTGCAG GTCAGGTGATAACTGCTCAAGACTCTCCACACAACGACAAGAAAATCCTCCTTCAGCTCAAGCACTTCCTTCAAAACAATAACCTCATATACAGAGGTAACTATGCTCAATGGAACGAGTCTGAAACCTCCCCCTGTAACTGGCTCGGCATTCGCTGCAATGCCGACGGGCGTGTCACCTATATTGACCTATCAGCTTCCAACATCTCCGGCGACATCTTCTCCAACTTCTCGCTCCTCCCCGAGCTCACATACCTCAACCTCTCAGACAACACCCTCAGCGGGCTCATCCCGAATGACCTCAACAAATGCGTCAACCTCCAGTACCTCAACCTCTCCCACAACATCCTCGACGGAGAATTCAACCTGACCGGACTGAGCAATTTGGAAACGCTCGACCTTGGCATCAATCGGTTCGCTGGAGAAATCCGATCCAACTTCCCGGCAATATGCAAGAGCCTAGTCACCCTCAACATTTCAGCAAACAACTTCACCGGAGAGATCACCGGCTGCTTCGACCAATGCCCCAAGCTCCAGTACCTCGACCTGAGCTCAAACCGCTTCTCGGGAGAACTCTGGCACGGCTTCTCCAAGCTTAGGGAATTCCTGGCATCAGACAACTGTTTCACCGGCCAAATCGTTGCAGAGAGCTTCAGTTCGGACTGTGCGCTCGAAATCATCGACCTTTCAGACAATTATTTCAAAGGAGCCTTCCCCGATTCGATTGCCAACTGCTCGAACCTAACTTATCTGAGCCTCTGGGGGAGTTGCTTCAGTGGCAGGGTACCCTCCGGAATCGGATCACTCTCAAAACTTGACACACTCATACTGGGCGGCAACAAATTTGATCGAGACATCCCAGACAAGCTGCTGAATTGCTCCAACTTGACGTTCCTTGATGTCAGCAACAACAGTTTCCGCGGCGAAATCCAACAAATATTCGGGCGATTCGCAAAATTGAAATTCTTAGTCCTACACAGTAATCAGTACACCAGTGGCATCCAGTCCTCCGGCATCCTCAAGCTTCCATACCTTGCAAGATTAGACCTCAGCTACAACAACTTCACCGGAAAGCTCCCAGTCCAGATAACCCACATGCGAAGCCTCAAATACTTGATTCTTGCCCACAATAACTTCAATGGAAGCATTCCTCCAGAATTCGGCAACATGACCAGACTCCAAGCACTTGATCTTTCCTTCAATAAACTCGCCGGCTCGATCCCTCAGACGATCGGGAATTCAAAGTCACTCCTCTGGCTCATGCTAGCCAATAATGATCTCACCGGAGAAATTCCACCGGAGATCGGGAACTGCAGCAGCTTGCTGTGGCTGAACCTTGCCAACAACCATCTCTCCGGGAAAATTCCGGCGAACATATCGACAATTGGGAGCGATCCAGACCCAACATTCGAGACCAATCGCCGCGACGGCCTCACCGCCGCCTCCGGCGACTGCCTCGCCATGAAGCGGTGGATTCCGGCGACCTACCCGCCCTTCAGCTTCGCCTACACCCTCATGACCAGAAAGAACTGCCTGATTTTATGGGATCAGCTTCTCAAAGGGAATGGGATTTTCCCCGTGTGCTTCAATTCCACGTCGCGGTTCCAGACGCTGACGATCTCCGGCTACCTCCAGCTCTCCGGCAACCAGCTTTCCGGCGAGGTCCCGCCGGAGATCGGCCGGATGAGGAATCTTAGTTTAGTCCATCTCAACATCAATCGTCTCTCCGGCCGCCTCCCGCCGGAGATCGCACGGCTCCCGCTCGTCGTCCTCAACGTCTCCAACAACAGCTTCTCCGGCCCGATCCCACCGGAGCTCGGCGACATCCAGTGCCTACAGAACCTGGATCTCTCCTGCAACAACTTCTCCGGCGAGTTTCCAGCGACCCTCAACCGCCTCACCGACCTCAGCAAGTTCAACGTCTCCTTCAACCGCTTCCTCTCCGGCGTCATCCCACTCACGGGCCAGATCGCCACCTTCGACAACGACTCTTTCCTCGGGGACCCACTCATCTCCTTCTCCAACGGCCGCACCAACTCCTCGCCGACGACCGGGGGCCCGGTCGCCAGCCACCAGAAAGTTTCTTGGAGGATGGTGGCATTCTACGTCTTCCTCGCCCTCACCGTCTTCTTCTTGCTCTTCAGCGCCGTTGTCTCCTTCATCCTATGCCTCGGAATCCGCTCACCGATCGTCGACACCATTCCCTACCCGGATGACATCCTCTTAGACGGCGTCAAGCGGAGAAGCGACGTGGCGGAATCCTCGTCGTCGATGTCGACGTCCGACCTCCCATCCACACCGTCGTCGGATGGAATTAAAGTCTTCCGTTTGGATAAGACGTCGTTTACCTTTGAAGACATCGTAACGGCGACGGGGAACTTCTCCGAGGATATGATAATCGGGAGAGGGGGATACGGGGTGGTTTACCGGGGGGTACTCCCAGATGGGAGACACGTGGCGGTCAAgaagctgcgaagaggaggagagGGTGGTGGAGAGAGGGAGTTCCGGGCGGAGATGGAGGTGTTGGCCGGTCGGACCGGGTCCGGCTGGCCCCACCCGAACCTGGTGGCTTTGTATGGTTGGTGCCTGGTTGGTTCAACGAAGCTCCTGGTCTACGAGTTTATGAAAGGGGGGAGTTTAGAGGAGGCGATCTCGGACTGGACCCGGTTCGGGTGGGCCAGGCGGTTGGAGATAGCGATTGGGGTGGCCCGAGCACTGGTTTTCCTGCACCATGAGTGCCGGCCGGCGGTGGTTCACCGGGACGTGAAGGCGAGTAATATCTTGCTGGACCAGGCTGGGCGAGCAAGGGTGACGGATTTCGGGTTGGCAAGGGTGGTGGGGCTCGGAGAGAGCCATGTGAGCACGGTGGTGGCAGGGACGGTGGGGTACGTGGCGCCGGAATACGTGCACACGTGGCGGGCAACGACGAGGGGGGATGTGTATAGTTTTGGGGTGCTGGCGATGGAGCTGGCAACGGGGAGGAGGGCGGTGGATGGAGGGGAGGAGTGTTTGGTGGAGTGGGTGAGGAGGGTGGCAGGGGAGGGATGGAGAGGGTTGAGAAGGGCGATGGTGCCGGCGATGATGAAGGCAATGGTGGAGGGGAGggtggtggaggaggaggaggtggaggggCTGGCGGAAATGTGTAAGTTATTGATGGTGGGGATGAGGTGCACGGCAGAGGTGCCGCAAGCGAGGCCAGACATGAGGGAGGTGCTGGCTATGCTGCTTTGTATCAACAGCAATGgtggtggcggcggcggcggcggcggcggctaa
- the LOC140853473 gene encoding LOW QUALITY PROTEIN: probable LRR receptor-like serine/threonine-protein kinase At1g74360 (The sequence of the model RefSeq protein was modified relative to this genomic sequence to represent the inferred CDS: inserted 3 bases in 3 codons) — translation MPEEAGLSCQFLLLLSLVLITGQVITAQDSPHNDKKILLQLKHFLQNNDLIYRGSYAQWNESETSPRNWLGIRCNADGRVTHVDLSASNISGDIFSNFSLLTELAYLDLSDNTISGRIPNDLNKCVNLQYLNLSHNILDGEFNLTGLSNLETLDLGINRFAGEIRSNFPAICKSLVTLNISANNFTGEITGCFDQCPKLQYLDLSSNRFSGELWLGFSKLREFLASDNCFTGQIVAESFSSDCALEIIDLADNYFKGAFPDSIANCSNLTYLSLWGSCFSGRVPSGIGSLSKLDTLILGGNKFDRDIPDKLLNCSNLTFLDVSNNXFRGEIQQIFGRFAKLKFLVLRSNQYTSGIQSSGILKLPYLARLDLSYNNFTGKLPVQITDMQSLKYLILAHNNFNGSIPLEFGNMAGLQALDLSFNKLTGSIPQTIGNSKSLLWLMLANNDLTGEIPPEIGNCSSLLWLNLANNHLSGKIPAKISTIGSDPDPTFETNRRDGLTAASGDCLAMKRWIPATYPPFSFAYTLMTRKNCLILWDQLLKGNEIFPVCFNSTSRFQTLTIAGYLQLSGNQLSGEVPPEIGQMRNLSLVHLNINRLSGRLPPEIARLPLVVLNVSNNSFSGPIPPELGDIQCLKNLDLSCNNFSGEFPATLNRLNDLSKFNVSFNRFLSGVIPLTGQIATFDNDSFLXDPLISFSNGRTNSSPTTGARXAGHQKDSPWMVAFYVFFALAVFFFWGLLRWIFLSFFKKT, via the exons ATGCCGGAGGAAGCGGGCCTGTCGTGTcaatttctcctcctcctctccttaGTTCTTATTACAG GTCAGGTGATAACTGCTCAAGACTCTCCACACAACGACAAGAAAATCCTCCTTCAGCTCAAGCACTTCCTTCAAAACAATGACCTCATATACAGAGGTAGCTATGCTCAATGGAACGAGTCTGAAACCTCCCCCCGTAACTGGCTCGGCATTCGCTGCAATGCCGACGGGCGTGTCACCCATGTTGACCTATCAGCTTCCAACATCTCCGGCGACATCTTCTCCAACTTCTCCCTCCTCACTGAGCTCGCATACCTCGACCTCTCAGACAACACCATCAGTGGTCGCATCCCGAATGACCTCAACAAATGCGTCAACCTCCAGTACCTCAACCTCTCCCACAACATCCTCGACGGAGAATTCAACCTGACCGGACTGAGCAATTTGGAAACGCTCGACCTTGGCATCAATCGGTTCGCTGGAGAAATCCGATCCAACTTCCCGGCAATATGCAAGAGCCTAGTCACCCTCAACATTTCAGCAAACAACTTCACCGGAGAGATCACCGGCTGCTTCGACCAATGCCCCAAGCTCCAGTACCTCGACCTGAGCTCAAACCGCTTCTCGGGAGAACTCTGGCTCGGCTTCTCCAAGCTTAGGGAATTCCTGGCATCAGACAACTGTTTCACCGGCCAAATCGTTGCAGAGAGCTTCAGTTCGGACTGTGCACTCGAAATCATCGACCTTGCAGACAATTATTTCAAAGGAGCCTTTCCCGATTCGATTGCCAACTGCTCGAACCTAACTTATCTGAGCCTCTGGGGGAGTTGCTTCAGTGGCAGGGTACCCTCCGGAATCGGATCACTCTCAAAACTTGACACACTCATACTGGGCGGCAACAAATTTGATCGGGACATCCCAGACAAGCTGCTGAATTGCTCCAACTTGACGTTCCTTGATGTCAGCAACA AGTTTCGCGGCGAAATCCAACAAATATTCGGGCGATTCGCAAAATTGAAATTCTTAGTCCTACGCAGTAATCAGTACACCAGTGGCATCCAGTCCTCCGGCATCCTCAAGCTGCCATACCTTGCAAGATTAGACCTCAGCTACAACAACTTCACCGGAAAGCTCCCAGTCCAGATCACCGACATGCAAAGCCTCAAATACTTGATTCTTGCCCACAATAACTTCAATGGAAGCATTCCGCTGGAATTCGGCAACATGGCCGGACTCCAAGCACTTGATCTTTCCTTCAATAAACTCACCGGCTCGATCCCTCAGACGATCGGGAATTCAAAGTCACTCCTCTGGCTCATGCTAGCCAATAATGATCTCACCGGAGAAATTCCACCAGAGATCGGGAACTGCAGCAGCTTGCTGTGGCTGAACCTTGCCAACAACCATCTCTCCGGGAAAATTCCAGCGAAGATATCGACAATTGGGAGCGATCCAGACCCAACATTCGAGACCAATCGCCGCGACGGCCTCACCGCCGCCTCCGGCGACTGCCTCGCCATGAAGCGGTGGATTCCGGCGACCTACCCGCCCTTCAGCTTCGCCTACACTCTCATGACCAGAAAGAACTGCCTGATTTTATGGGATCAGCTTCTCAAAGGGAATGAGATTTTCCCCGTGTGCTTCAATTCCACGTCGCGGTTCCAGACGCTGACGATCGCCGGCTACCTCCAGCTCTCCGGCAACCAGCTTTCCGGCGAGGTCCCGCCGGAGATCGGCCAGATGAGGAATCTTAGTTTAGTCCATCTCAACATCAATCGTCTCTCCGGCCGCCTCCCGCCGGAGATCGCACGGCTCCCGCTCGTCGTCCTCAACGTCTCCAACAACAGCTTCTCCGGCCCGATCCCACCGGAGCTCGGCGACATCCAGTGCCTAAAGAACCTGGATCTCTCCTGCAACAACTTCTCCGGCGAGTTTCCAGCGACCCTCAACCGCCTCAACGACCTCAGCAAGTTCAACGTCTCCTTCAACCGCTTCCTCTCCGGCGTCATCCCACTCACGGGCCAGATCGCCACCTTCGACAACGACTCTTTCC GGGACCCACTCATCTCCTTCTCCAACGGCCGCACCAACTCCTCGCCGACGACCGGGGCCC TCGCCGGCCACCAGAAAGATTCTCCGTGGATGGTGGCATTCTACGTCTTCTTCGCCCTCGCCGTCTTCTTTTTCTGGGGATTGCTACGGTggattttcctttcttttttcaaaaaaacgtGA